In Trichocoleus sp. FACHB-46, the sequence CGTGTCTGGCTGGGTTGGGGGTCGTTGGCTCCCATCGCGATCGCCCTACTCTGGATGTGGATTAATCCCCGCATCTTTGCGAAACCTCAATCTACCCATCATTGGGCTTCTAAAGGCGTATTGGGTGAACGGGTCTGGCTAAATCGAGATACCGTTCCTGTTCCTTTACACCATCAACAGGTTCCCAATGTCCTGAGCCTGGTTTCAGTGATAGGTATGGTGGCTGTGGTCTGGGGATTGGTCACACTTGATGGTTGTCTCACTCCCTTGGGATGCGCTCTCGTTTACCTGAGCAAACTGTGGTTTATTGACCGCATGGTGTGGCTTTATGAGGATATGAAACAGGCCCATTCCCAATATCAAAGCTGGCTTTATTAAACATTTGGGGCTTTG encodes:
- a CDS encoding DUF6653 family protein codes for the protein MTVERKIANTFHMDEETWARHANPWSVWTRFTVLPILILAIWSRVWLGWGSLAPIAIALLWMWINPRIFAKPQSTHHWASKGVLGERVWLNRDTVPVPLHHQQVPNVLSLVSVIGMVAVVWGLVTLDGCLTPLGCALVYLSKLWFIDRMVWLYEDMKQAHSQYQSWLY